A portion of the Carya illinoinensis cultivar Pawnee chromosome 11, C.illinoinensisPawnee_v1, whole genome shotgun sequence genome contains these proteins:
- the LOC122282105 gene encoding E3 SUMO-protein ligase MMS21, whose product MASTSASRFDGATGKIKTAASTLYSDNQSLIAEIRKALNMMKEIAVDLERDNQSQKVKELENTVVELLAAHEDCSHFSSAIKSVGDRYQPTGELSCFKKLLEEEIVKLKASSSSAPQKDRITRQFREAIWNVHHAGEPMPGEEQEDIVMTSTQCNLLNITCPLSGKPVTELSEPVRSLACKHVYEKKAVMLYMRSKNPRSQCPVAGCPKLLQAEKLVCDPLLLFEIDEMRTMSNQTARTDVIEDCTELDEEGND is encoded by the exons ATGGCATCCACCTCGGCCTCCCGGTTTGACGGCGCCACCGGAAAAATCAAAACTGCAGCTTCTACTCTGTACTCCGACAATCAGTCCCTCATCGCC GAAATTCGAAAGGCGTTGAATATGATGAAGGAAATTGCGGTTGATTTGGAGAGAGATAATCAGTCTCAGAAG GTGAAGGAGCTTGAAAATACTGTTGTTGAATTGTTGGCTGCTCATGAAGATTGTTCACATTTTTCATCAGCAATTAAATCTGTAGGAGATAGGTACCAGCCTACAGGAGAG TTATCATGTTTTAAGAAGTTGCTTGAGGAGGAGATTGTGAAGCTCAAGGCTAGTTCGTCTTCAGCTCCACAAAAAGATCGTATAACACGCCAATTTAGAGAAGCTATCTGG AATGTTCATCATGCTGGAGAGCCAATGCCAGGTGAAGAGCAGGAGGACATTGTAATGACTAGTACCCAGTGCAACCTTTTGAATATCACTTGCCCATTAAGTGGAAAGCCTGTTACTGAACTGTCAGAACCTGTTCGCAG CTTGGCTTGCAAGCACGTTTATGAAAAGAAGGCTGTCATGCTTTACATGCGGTCCAAGAATCCACGTTCTCAATGCCCTGTAGCAG GTTGCCCTAAGTTACTGCAGGCAGAAAAATTGGTGTGTGATCCATTGCTGCTTTTTGAAATTGATGAGATGCGCACAATGAGTAATCAAACTGCTAGAACTGACGTGATAGAAGATTGTACCGAGCTTGATGAAGAAGGAAATGACTGA
- the LOC122282104 gene encoding uncharacterized exonuclease domain-containing protein At3g15140 isoform X1, with amino-acid sequence MAYTFPKASLSWVSTFRTSYLYPLLPIALSSQIRSLPPMRAFNLSASLSTTPQDKSSPPTLPSQKGSSSRWKPMCLYYTQGKCTKMDDAIHLEKFNHDCSRDLEVNISKLKCIPSQNLDFFLVLDLEGRVEILEFPVLMINAKTMEVRDFFHRFVRPSEMSEQRINEYIEGKYGKFGVDRVWHDTAIPFKEVLHQFEVWLAQHRLWEKQLGGSLNRAAFLTCGNWDLKTKVPQQCKVSKMKVPPYFMEWINLKDVYLNFYKRRATGMMTMMKELRIPLVGSHHLGIDDTKNIARVLLHMLADGAVMQITAKRSSTSPENVEFLFKNRIR; translated from the exons ATGGCGTATACCTTTCCCAAAGCTTCTCTCTCCTGGGTTTCTACGTTTCGCACGAGCTATCTGTACCCTCTCCTTCCCATTGCTCTTTCTTCCCAAATTCGTTCGCTCCCTCCAATGCGTGCTTTCAATCTCTCTGCATCTCTCTCTACTACTCCCCAAGACAAATCGTCCCCTCCTACACTTCCATCTCAGAAAGGAAGCAGCAGTCGTTGGAAGCCCATGTGTTTGTACTACACGCAAGGCAAGTGCACTAAG ATGGATGATGCTATCCACCTTGAGAAGTTCAATCATGATTGCTCTAGGGACCTTGAAGTGAATATTTCTAAGTTGAAATGTATACCCTCCCAGAACTTAGACTTTTTTCTGGTGCTTGATTTGGAGGGCAGAGTTGAGATTCTTGAGTTTCCAGTTCTGATGATAAATGCAAAAACCATGGAGGTCAGGGACTTTTTCCACAG GTTTGTAAGGCCCTCAGAAATGAGTGAGCAAAGGATAAATGAATATATTGAAGGAAAGTATGGCAAGTTTGGAGTTGACCG TGTCTGGCATGATACAGCTATACCATTTAAAGAAGTACTTCATCAATTTGAAGTTTGGTTGGCTCAGCATCGCTTGTGGGAAAAGCAGTTGGGTGGCAGTCTTAATCGGGCAGCATTTCTAACTTG TGgaaattgggatttgaaaacaAAGGTCCCCCAGCAATGCAAAGTCTCGAAGATGAAGGTTCCCCCATATTTTATGGAGTGGATCAATCTCAAAGATGTctatttaaatttctataaaagGAGG GCCACAGGAATGATGACCATGATGAAGGAACTTCGAATACCATTGGTGGGAAGTCATCATCTTGGAATTGATGACACAAAGAACATAGCGAGAGTGTTGCTACATATGCTTGCTGATGGTGCAGTCATGCAGATCACCGCTAAGAGGAGTTCCACTTCTCCTGAAAATGTTGAATTCCTATTCAAGAATCGGATAAGATAG
- the LOC122282104 gene encoding uncharacterized exonuclease domain-containing protein At3g15140 isoform X2, with the protein MAYTFPKASLSWVSTFRTSYLYPLLPIALSSQIRSLPPMRAFNLSASLSTTPQDKSSPPTLPSQKGSSSRWKPMCLYYTQGKCTKMDDAIHLEKFNHDCSRDLEVNISKLKCIPSQNLDFFLVLDLEGRVEILEFPVLMINAKTMEVRDFFHRFVRPSEMSEQRINEYIEGKYGKFGVDRVWHDTAIPFKEVLHQFEVWLAQHRLWEKQLGGSLNRAAFLTCGNWDLKTKVPQQCKVSKMKVPPYFMEWINLKDVYLNFYKRRE; encoded by the exons ATGGCGTATACCTTTCCCAAAGCTTCTCTCTCCTGGGTTTCTACGTTTCGCACGAGCTATCTGTACCCTCTCCTTCCCATTGCTCTTTCTTCCCAAATTCGTTCGCTCCCTCCAATGCGTGCTTTCAATCTCTCTGCATCTCTCTCTACTACTCCCCAAGACAAATCGTCCCCTCCTACACTTCCATCTCAGAAAGGAAGCAGCAGTCGTTGGAAGCCCATGTGTTTGTACTACACGCAAGGCAAGTGCACTAAG ATGGATGATGCTATCCACCTTGAGAAGTTCAATCATGATTGCTCTAGGGACCTTGAAGTGAATATTTCTAAGTTGAAATGTATACCCTCCCAGAACTTAGACTTTTTTCTGGTGCTTGATTTGGAGGGCAGAGTTGAGATTCTTGAGTTTCCAGTTCTGATGATAAATGCAAAAACCATGGAGGTCAGGGACTTTTTCCACAG GTTTGTAAGGCCCTCAGAAATGAGTGAGCAAAGGATAAATGAATATATTGAAGGAAAGTATGGCAAGTTTGGAGTTGACCG TGTCTGGCATGATACAGCTATACCATTTAAAGAAGTACTTCATCAATTTGAAGTTTGGTTGGCTCAGCATCGCTTGTGGGAAAAGCAGTTGGGTGGCAGTCTTAATCGGGCAGCATTTCTAACTTG TGgaaattgggatttgaaaacaAAGGTCCCCCAGCAATGCAAAGTCTCGAAGATGAAGGTTCCCCCATATTTTATGGAGTGGATCAATCTCAAAGATGTctatttaaatttctataaaagGAGG GAATGA